Proteins found in one Bacillus subtilis subsp. subtilis str. 168 genomic segment:
- the csbA gene encoding conserved membrane protein of unknown function (Evidence 4: Unknown function but conserved in other organisms; PubMedId: 1592822, 1744042; Product type m: membrane component): MITKAVFALFFPFMLVVLFTRVTFNHYVAIALTAALLFASYLKGYTETYFIVGLDVVSLVAGGLYMAKKAAEKKEE, from the coding sequence TTGATTACAAAAGCCGTTTTTGCATTGTTTTTCCCTTTTATGCTTGTTGTTCTATTTACTAGAGTCACCTTTAATCATTATGTGGCGATCGCTTTAACAGCTGCATTGCTGTTTGCCTCTTATTTAAAAGGCTATACAGAAACGTATTTTATTGTAGGATTGGATGTTGTGTCTCTTGTGGCTGGCGGACTGTATATGGCCAAAAAAGCTGCAGAGAAAAAAGAAGAATAA
- the yvkC gene encoding putative phosphotransferase (Evidence 3: Putative function from multiple computational evidences; PubMedId: 25012659; Product type e: enzyme), producing the protein MYSVLFRQAEESSQLAGAKGMNLIKLTKHGLPVPDGFIIQTNALARFMEDNQLQETSENVEGGIISGTFSDELKDELTSSFYKLRESYRSVAVRSSSASEDLEGASFAGQYETYLNIKTEEEFLAKVKECWASFFSGRVSSYKKKMNNQIAEPLMGIVVQGLIDSEMSGVIFSRNPVTHDDRELLISASYGLGEAVVSGNVTPDTFIVNKSSFEIQKEIGAKEIYMESAAEGIAEKETSEDMRSRFCLTDEQVIELAEITKKTEDLYGYPVDIEFGIADHQIYLLQARPITTIDQDKKAAEEKRSFMITDTDMNDFWLNMESNIEGPVSPLFSSFIVPALEYGLKKSMQKFPIGVVVDEVKLYRGHIYSKNQGGQQPPSEDCGKELFPILSEHMYDIINHTYLPFYRTLDQLAQTEHTAESALEAFQKLKAFYLTAYEEHFNIVFPQILLTNKLQAMYQDIQGESENAHFYEMLTGKMNKSLETDRCLWLFSVEVQENPNLLAIFENNKPEQLQEKLEQTDEGRHFLKNVHEFLQEYGWRSVKSHDLIEQIWVENPYFALANIQNYVRNGYHFDNEFQKTKEKREKLYNEFLESIEDPGLRTEFDRYYQWTLNSANIKDDHHFYIDAMLDAKARIFLLKIGELLAENGVIQDREDLWFLYDDEVEQALLHPVSLQEKAEKRRQIFHEYELAQAPAYLGTPTKEQLKAAEEIVGAVIEDEKNTENHIFGIAASSGIATGPVKIIRDANEFSQFAPGDVLVCKMTTPLWTSLFQDAKAIITDTGGILSHAAIIAREYGIPAVLGTRTATERLRDGDIITVDGSSGKITVVSRS; encoded by the coding sequence ATGTATTCTGTTTTATTTCGCCAGGCAGAAGAGTCCAGCCAGCTGGCTGGAGCAAAAGGAATGAATTTGATTAAATTGACCAAACACGGTCTTCCTGTTCCGGACGGGTTTATTATTCAAACGAATGCGCTCGCACGTTTTATGGAGGACAACCAGCTTCAAGAGACTAGTGAAAACGTCGAAGGCGGGATCATTTCCGGAACATTTTCGGATGAGCTGAAAGATGAGCTGACTAGTTCCTTTTATAAGCTTAGAGAATCATATCGATCCGTAGCCGTGCGTTCTTCGTCTGCTTCGGAAGATTTAGAAGGCGCCTCATTCGCGGGTCAATATGAAACCTACTTAAATATCAAAACAGAGGAAGAGTTTCTGGCTAAAGTGAAAGAATGCTGGGCCTCATTTTTTTCTGGGCGGGTCAGCAGCTATAAGAAAAAAATGAACAATCAAATCGCAGAGCCGTTAATGGGAATAGTCGTTCAGGGGCTGATCGATTCAGAAATGTCAGGTGTTATCTTCAGCCGCAACCCTGTTACCCATGATGATAGAGAGCTTTTAATCAGCGCCAGCTACGGGTTGGGTGAAGCTGTTGTTTCAGGAAATGTTACCCCAGACACGTTCATTGTTAATAAATCTTCGTTTGAGATTCAGAAAGAAATAGGTGCAAAGGAAATCTACATGGAGTCTGCGGCAGAAGGAATTGCTGAAAAAGAAACGAGTGAAGACATGCGCAGCCGTTTTTGCCTTACAGATGAACAAGTGATTGAATTGGCTGAAATCACAAAAAAAACCGAAGACCTGTACGGATATCCTGTTGATATAGAATTTGGAATTGCTGATCATCAAATATACCTTCTGCAAGCTCGCCCGATTACAACCATTGATCAGGACAAAAAAGCGGCAGAAGAAAAACGCAGCTTCATGATTACCGACACTGATATGAATGATTTCTGGCTTAACATGGAGTCTAATATTGAAGGTCCGGTGAGTCCGTTATTTTCATCCTTCATCGTGCCGGCATTGGAATATGGCTTGAAGAAGAGCATGCAAAAGTTTCCGATTGGTGTAGTTGTTGATGAAGTAAAACTTTATCGCGGACATATTTATTCCAAAAACCAAGGCGGACAGCAGCCTCCTTCTGAAGACTGCGGCAAAGAGCTTTTCCCGATTTTATCGGAGCATATGTATGACATCATCAATCACACATACCTCCCTTTTTACCGGACACTGGACCAGCTCGCACAAACTGAGCATACCGCAGAAAGCGCACTGGAAGCTTTTCAAAAACTAAAGGCCTTTTATCTCACGGCTTATGAAGAGCACTTTAATATCGTTTTCCCGCAAATCCTTTTAACAAACAAACTGCAAGCGATGTATCAGGACATTCAAGGAGAGTCCGAAAACGCTCATTTTTACGAGATGCTGACAGGAAAAATGAACAAATCACTGGAAACGGACCGTTGCTTATGGCTATTTTCTGTGGAAGTTCAGGAGAACCCGAACCTTCTGGCCATTTTTGAAAACAACAAGCCTGAACAGCTCCAGGAGAAATTGGAACAAACAGATGAGGGAAGACACTTCCTGAAGAACGTCCATGAATTCTTGCAAGAATACGGATGGAGATCTGTTAAAAGTCATGATCTGATTGAACAAATCTGGGTGGAAAATCCGTATTTCGCTCTGGCCAATATTCAAAATTATGTCCGTAATGGCTATCATTTTGACAATGAATTTCAGAAAACAAAAGAAAAACGAGAGAAATTATACAATGAATTCTTGGAAAGCATAGAAGATCCCGGTTTACGCACCGAATTTGACCGCTATTATCAATGGACACTGAACTCTGCAAATATAAAAGATGATCACCACTTTTATATTGACGCCATGCTGGATGCCAAGGCGAGAATCTTTCTGCTGAAGATAGGTGAATTGCTGGCGGAAAACGGTGTCATTCAAGATCGGGAGGACCTTTGGTTCTTATATGACGACGAAGTGGAACAAGCGCTTCTTCACCCTGTATCCCTGCAAGAAAAGGCTGAAAAACGCAGACAGATTTTTCATGAGTATGAGCTGGCCCAAGCCCCGGCCTACCTCGGCACCCCGACAAAAGAACAGCTCAAAGCAGCTGAAGAAATTGTCGGCGCTGTGATAGAGGATGAAAAAAACACAGAGAATCATATTTTTGGCATTGCGGCATCAAGCGGCATTGCGACAGGTCCGGTGAAAATCATTCGGGACGCCAATGAATTTTCTCAATTCGCGCCTGGAGACGTACTCGTTTGCAAGATGACCACACCGCTATGGACCAGCCTGTTTCAAGACGCCAAAGCGATTATTACAGACACAGGCGGCATTTTGTCTCACGCTGCGATTATTGCCCGTGAATACGGCATTCCAGCCGTTCTCGGCACACGCACGGCAACCGAAAGACTGCGAGACGGTGACATCATCACTGTTGACGGAAGCAGCGGCAAAATCACAGTTGTCAGCCGGTCCTGA
- the yvkB gene encoding putative transcriptional regulator (TetR/AcrR family) (Evidence 3: Putative function from multiple computational evidences; Product type r: regulator) produces MRPTNKRILDAAMQLLVKKGYRATTTKEIAEKANVSEATIFRNFKNKQGLVEALLSQHSSNRGSILEQTEGDLYKDLLHIGTCLLEELEHRKDIIKISFREPAMFQDVINHVTEYPQSMKQLLVDYLKTMGEKGVIQTGNEAEHADVFMSIIFGYFIHRLHLGDRVISMPQEKMLEHSTALFVKGISAD; encoded by the coding sequence TTGAGACCGACAAACAAGAGAATCCTTGATGCTGCCATGCAGCTGCTCGTCAAAAAAGGATATCGCGCAACGACTACAAAAGAAATTGCAGAAAAAGCAAATGTAAGTGAAGCGACGATTTTCAGGAACTTTAAAAACAAACAAGGACTAGTTGAGGCTTTGCTTTCTCAGCATTCTTCAAACAGAGGCAGCATTTTGGAACAAACAGAAGGGGATTTGTACAAAGACCTGCTTCATATCGGAACCTGTCTCTTGGAGGAGCTCGAACATAGAAAAGATATCATTAAAATCAGCTTTCGTGAACCGGCCATGTTTCAGGATGTCATTAACCACGTCACTGAATATCCCCAATCTATGAAACAGCTATTGGTTGATTATCTCAAAACGATGGGTGAGAAAGGGGTTATTCAGACAGGAAATGAAGCGGAACATGCCGACGTGTTCATGTCGATTATCTTCGGTTATTTCATTCACCGTCTCCACTTAGGAGACCGGGTCATATCAATGCCCCAGGAAAAAATGCTGGAGCATAGCACAGCTCTATTTGTCAAAGGAATTTCTGCTGATTAA
- the yvkA gene encoding putative efflux transporter (Evidence 3: Putative function from multiple computational evidences; PubMedId: 15849754, 16850406; Product type t: transporter) — protein sequence MSSRKEWALIVSLLLGAILVPINSTMIAVALSSISHTYNESIASITWVVTVYLIVMAVTQPIAGKLGDMYGNKTMYLWGVGLFLIASLGCALSPSLLLLIVFRALQAVGGALLTPNSIAIIRHVVSEKRLPKVFGFFGLGAGLGAALGPFIGSILIDSFSWHSIFWVNIPFLAIALFTALTMFPQYKENKSDAPLDIIGSLLLAGSIVSIILLTKNEAPWGYTVYSVLILLFVPLFFRREKRTQHPIIDFALFKSSTFTNANLSVLLSNLMMYAVLLIMPLFMTNQFGLNTSNSGMALSVFSIFMSASNWVGAQLHHKWGAKKIIFLSFAMMAGANLLFLLLSSSHSVLFLMLSLILGGLASGVGLTSMQVSSLATVDPGMSGVASGIFSTFRYFGSIISSALIGLISGYHTLFMILFAVSIIGVFVSLGIKSDETARIEKNSA from the coding sequence ATGAGCTCAAGAAAAGAATGGGCGCTGATCGTCTCGCTATTATTGGGGGCCATTCTGGTTCCCATTAACTCAACGATGATCGCGGTCGCGCTCTCATCTATTTCCCATACGTATAACGAGTCCATCGCAAGCATCACTTGGGTGGTTACCGTTTATTTAATCGTGATGGCAGTCACACAGCCGATTGCAGGAAAGCTCGGTGACATGTACGGCAATAAAACAATGTACTTATGGGGAGTCGGCCTTTTTCTAATCGCATCTCTAGGCTGCGCCCTTTCACCGAGTCTGCTCCTGTTAATTGTCTTTCGGGCATTGCAGGCTGTCGGCGGGGCATTGCTTACGCCAAACAGCATTGCCATTATCCGGCATGTTGTTTCTGAAAAACGCCTACCGAAAGTGTTTGGATTTTTCGGACTGGGCGCGGGACTTGGTGCAGCACTCGGGCCTTTTATCGGCTCTATACTGATTGACAGCTTCAGCTGGCATTCGATTTTTTGGGTCAACATCCCGTTCCTCGCCATTGCTTTATTTACGGCATTAACGATGTTTCCTCAATATAAAGAAAATAAATCTGACGCGCCGCTGGATATCATCGGCTCTCTCTTGCTTGCAGGCAGCATCGTTTCCATTATCCTGCTGACGAAAAATGAGGCTCCATGGGGATATACTGTATACAGTGTATTGATACTTCTTTTTGTTCCGCTTTTTTTCAGAAGAGAAAAACGTACCCAGCACCCCATCATTGACTTTGCACTGTTTAAAAGCTCAACCTTTACAAATGCGAATCTATCAGTCTTGTTAAGCAATTTGATGATGTATGCCGTCTTATTGATTATGCCGTTATTTATGACGAACCAATTTGGGCTTAATACATCTAACAGCGGGATGGCGCTTTCTGTATTTTCGATCTTCATGTCAGCCAGCAACTGGGTGGGCGCGCAGCTCCATCACAAATGGGGAGCCAAAAAAATCATTTTTCTTTCATTTGCCATGATGGCTGGTGCGAATCTATTATTTTTGCTGTTAAGCAGCTCGCATTCTGTCTTGTTCCTCATGCTCTCTCTTATCCTTGGCGGGCTCGCTTCCGGAGTCGGTCTGACCAGCATGCAGGTTTCATCCCTTGCCACAGTAGACCCCGGTATGTCAGGAGTGGCATCTGGGATTTTCTCGACCTTCCGTTATTTCGGAAGCATCATTTCATCAGCCTTAATTGGCCTGATTTCGGGATATCACACCCTATTTATGATTCTCTTTGCTGTATCCATCATCGGCGTTTTTGTTTCATTGGGCATCAAATCTGATGAAACGGCACGGATAGAAAAAAACTCAGCGTAA
- the minJ gene encoding topological determinant of cell division (Evidence 1a: Function from experimental evidences in the studied strain; PubMedId: 15849754, 16030230, 16850406, 18976281, 19019154, 26735940; Product type cp : cell process) — MSVQWGIELLKSAGLFFLHPLFWFFIIITLAFGYVRIKRERKTFHTRIADIYDDLKFTYTKGLIPGLLLSVILGGLGISIPLGLLAIIAVITAAAAFTLRANWMSAAYIVSVSMLIGFGLQIYQAEPFLERFPQGFAVVWPAVAVFLGLLIITEGAVAYRSAHVRTSPALVVSSRGLPIGQQLANRVWLLPLFLLVPGNGLESHLSWWPVFTVPGGSFHFLWIPYFVGFGQRVQGSLPETSIRITAKRVCILGLAVAVLGAASLLWTPLAGAAVCTALLGRIFLSIKQRVNDNAAPFYFSKRDQGLMVLGIIPNTPAEDLELKIGEIITKVNGIPVKNVSDFYEALQHNRAYVKLEIIGLNGEIRFDQRASYEGEHHELGILFVKDDREDEAVASGS, encoded by the coding sequence GTGTCTGTTCAATGGGGAATTGAACTGTTAAAAAGCGCGGGCTTGTTCTTCTTACACCCGCTTTTCTGGTTTTTTATCATCATAACCTTGGCTTTCGGCTATGTAAGAATCAAACGGGAACGAAAAACCTTTCATACAAGAATAGCAGATATTTATGATGATCTGAAATTTACATATACAAAGGGACTGATTCCAGGTCTTCTTTTGTCAGTTATTTTAGGTGGACTCGGAATATCGATTCCTCTCGGTTTACTTGCGATTATTGCCGTTATCACTGCAGCGGCAGCGTTCACTCTTCGCGCAAACTGGATGTCTGCTGCATATATCGTCAGTGTGAGTATGCTGATAGGTTTTGGACTGCAAATATATCAGGCGGAGCCCTTTCTGGAGAGATTTCCGCAAGGATTTGCAGTTGTTTGGCCGGCTGTGGCTGTGTTTCTAGGTTTGCTGATTATCACTGAAGGAGCGGTTGCTTATCGTTCTGCGCATGTGAGAACATCACCGGCACTTGTCGTAAGCAGCCGCGGTTTGCCGATCGGACAGCAGCTGGCAAACCGGGTTTGGCTTTTGCCGCTGTTCCTTCTCGTGCCCGGTAATGGTTTAGAATCGCACCTTAGCTGGTGGCCCGTGTTTACGGTTCCCGGCGGCTCATTCCATTTTCTATGGATTCCTTACTTTGTCGGATTTGGACAAAGGGTACAGGGATCGCTGCCTGAAACGAGTATAAGGATCACAGCGAAACGCGTTTGTATTCTCGGTCTTGCCGTCGCAGTTCTCGGTGCAGCGAGCTTACTGTGGACGCCGCTTGCGGGTGCAGCGGTCTGTACCGCTTTGTTAGGGCGTATTTTTCTGTCCATAAAGCAAAGAGTGAATGATAACGCGGCTCCGTTTTATTTCTCGAAAAGGGATCAGGGCTTAATGGTGCTTGGGATTATCCCCAATACGCCGGCTGAGGATCTGGAATTGAAAATCGGGGAAATCATAACGAAAGTCAATGGCATACCGGTTAAGAACGTTTCTGATTTCTATGAAGCGCTTCAGCATAACCGTGCATATGTAAAGCTTGAAATTATCGGTTTGAATGGAGAAATTCGTTTTGACCAGCGAGCTTCTTATGAAGGAGAACATCATGAATTGGGCATCCTCTTCGTAAAGGATGACCGTGAAGACGAAGCAGTCGCTTCGGGATCATAA
- the ctpB gene encoding PDZ-containing carboxyl-terminal protease processing protease [Zn(II)] (Evidence 1a: Function from experimental evidences in the studied strain; PubMedId: 14526016, 17557826, 27342562; Product type e: enzyme) has protein sequence MNQKIMAVIAAGSMLFGGAGVYAGINLLEMDKPQTAAVPATAQADSERDKAMDKIEKAYELISNEYVEKVDREKLLEGAIQGMLSTLNDPYSVYMDKQTAKQFSDSLDSSFEGIGAEVGMEDGKIIIVSPFKKSPAEKAGLKPNDEIISINGESMAGKDLNHAVLKIRGKKGSSVSMKIQRPGTKKQLSFRIKRAEIPLETVFASEKKVQGHSVGYIAISTFSEHTAEDFAKALRELEKKEIEGLVIDVRGNPGGYLQSVEEILKHFVTKDQPYIQIAERNGDKKRYFSTLTHKKAYPVNVITDKGSASASEILAGALKEAGHYDVVGDTSFGKGTVQQAVPMGDGSNIKLTLYKWLTPNGNWIHKKGIEPTIAIKQPDYFSAGPLQLKEPLKVDMNNEDVKHAQVLLKGLSFDPGREDGYFSKDMKKAVMAFQDQNKLNKTGVIDTRTAETLNQQIEKKKSDEKNDLQLQTALKSLFVN, from the coding sequence ATGAATCAAAAAATAATGGCTGTGATAGCAGCAGGGAGCATGCTGTTCGGAGGCGCCGGTGTATATGCGGGAATCAACCTGCTTGAGATGGATAAGCCCCAGACTGCAGCAGTTCCCGCGACGGCACAAGCTGACTCTGAACGGGATAAAGCTATGGACAAAATCGAAAAAGCGTATGAGTTAATTTCGAATGAGTACGTAGAAAAAGTAGATAGAGAAAAGCTGCTCGAGGGAGCCATCCAGGGAATGCTGTCTACGCTAAATGATCCTTATTCTGTTTACATGGACAAGCAGACAGCTAAGCAATTTTCTGATTCTCTTGATTCCTCATTTGAAGGCATCGGGGCTGAGGTTGGAATGGAAGACGGCAAAATTATTATTGTTTCTCCATTCAAGAAATCGCCAGCGGAAAAAGCCGGGTTGAAGCCTAATGATGAAATTATCAGCATCAATGGAGAATCGATGGCCGGCAAGGATTTAAACCACGCTGTGTTAAAAATAAGAGGAAAAAAAGGGTCCAGCGTTTCAATGAAGATTCAGCGGCCTGGAACGAAGAAGCAGTTGTCATTCCGGATCAAGAGAGCTGAGATTCCGCTCGAAACGGTTTTTGCATCAGAGAAAAAAGTACAGGGGCATTCTGTCGGATATATTGCCATCTCTACTTTTTCTGAGCACACCGCAGAGGATTTTGCAAAAGCGCTGAGGGAGCTTGAGAAAAAAGAAATAGAAGGACTTGTCATTGATGTACGCGGCAACCCGGGTGGATATCTTCAAAGTGTGGAAGAAATTCTTAAGCATTTCGTTACAAAGGATCAGCCGTATATTCAGATTGCTGAACGCAATGGAGATAAAAAACGTTATTTTTCAACATTGACCCATAAAAAAGCGTACCCTGTCAATGTGATTACGGATAAAGGAAGTGCCTCTGCATCAGAAATTCTTGCCGGCGCATTAAAGGAAGCTGGCCATTATGATGTTGTAGGCGATACGTCTTTTGGAAAGGGAACGGTTCAACAGGCTGTGCCAATGGGGGACGGCAGCAACATCAAATTAACGCTTTACAAGTGGCTGACGCCAAATGGAAACTGGATTCATAAGAAAGGAATTGAACCGACCATTGCGATTAAGCAGCCCGATTATTTTTCCGCCGGGCCCTTACAGCTGAAAGAGCCGCTTAAAGTGGACATGAACAATGAAGACGTCAAGCATGCGCAGGTATTGTTAAAAGGTCTCAGCTTTGATCCGGGACGTGAGGATGGCTATTTCAGCAAAGACATGAAAAAAGCGGTTATGGCTTTTCAGGATCAAAACAAGCTGAATAAAACCGGTGTGATCGACACTCGCACTGCAGAGACATTAAATCAGCAGATAGAAAAGAAAAAATCAGATGAAAAAAATGATTTGCAGCTTCAAACAGCATTGAAATCATTATTTGTCAATTAA
- the ftsX gene encoding cell-division ABC transporter (Evidence 1a: Function from experimental evidences in the studied strain; PubMedId: 16352817, 17071757, 17307852, 18573177, 23855774, 23869552; Product type cp : cell process), with protein MIKILGRHLRESFKSLGRNTWMTFASISAVTVTLILVGVFLVIMLNLNNMATNAEKQVEIKVLIDLTADQKAQDKLQNDIKELKGIQSVTFSSKEKELDQLVDSFGDSGKSLTMKDQENPLNDAFVVKTTDPHDTPNVAKKIEKMDHVYKVTYGKEEVSRLFKVVGVSRNIGIALIIGLVFTAMFLISNTIKITIFARRKEIEIMKLVGATNWFIRWPFFLEGLLLGVFGSVIPIALVLSTYQYVIGWVVPKVQGSFVSLLPYNPFVFQVSLVLIAIGAVIGVWGSLTSIRKFLRV; from the coding sequence ATGATTAAAATTCTCGGGCGCCACTTGCGTGAGAGTTTTAAATCTCTCGGGAGAAACACATGGATGACATTTGCATCCATTAGTGCTGTAACCGTTACGCTGATTTTAGTCGGCGTGTTTTTAGTGATTATGCTGAATTTGAATAACATGGCCACGAATGCAGAAAAACAAGTCGAAATCAAAGTGCTGATTGATCTGACTGCAGATCAGAAGGCACAGGACAAGCTTCAGAACGATATTAAGGAACTGAAGGGCATTCAGAGTGTCACTTTTTCATCTAAAGAAAAAGAGCTTGACCAGCTGGTTGACAGTTTTGGTGACAGCGGAAAATCCCTGACAATGAAGGATCAGGAAAACCCGCTTAATGATGCGTTTGTCGTCAAAACGACAGATCCGCATGATACGCCGAACGTGGCGAAAAAGATCGAAAAAATGGATCATGTTTATAAAGTCACTTATGGAAAAGAAGAGGTCAGCCGTTTGTTTAAAGTGGTCGGCGTTTCCCGCAACATCGGAATCGCGTTAATTATCGGCCTGGTATTTACGGCGATGTTCTTAATTTCCAACACCATTAAAATTACAATTTTCGCAAGAAGAAAAGAAATTGAAATCATGAAGCTTGTCGGCGCGACAAACTGGTTTATCCGCTGGCCGTTTTTCCTTGAAGGATTGCTGCTAGGCGTATTCGGTTCTGTGATTCCGATTGCACTGGTGCTGAGCACTTACCAATACGTCATCGGATGGGTCGTTCCAAAGGTTCAAGGATCATTTGTCTCTCTTCTTCCTTATAATCCATTTGTATTCCAAGTTTCGCTAGTGCTGATTGCAATCGGCGCAGTAATTGGAGTATGGGGAAGTCTGACTTCCATCCGCAAGTTTCTGCGAGTATAA
- the ftsE gene encoding cell-division signal transducer (ATP-binding protein) (Evidence 1a: Function from experimental evidences in the studied strain; PubMedId: 16352817, 17071757, 17307852, 18573177, 22006326, 23855774, 27167971; Product type cp: cell process) gives MIEMKEVYKAYPNGVKALNGISVTIHPGEFVYVVGPSGAGKSTFIKMIYREEKPTKGQILINHKDLATIKEKEIPFVRRKIGVVFQDFKLLPKLTVFENVAFALEVIGEQPSVIKKRVLEVLDLVQLKHKARQFPDQLSGGEQQRVSIARSIVNNPDVVIADEPTGNLDPDTSWEVMKTLEEINNRGTTVVMATHNKEIVNTMKKRVIAIEDGIIVRDESRGEYGSYD, from the coding sequence ATGATAGAGATGAAGGAAGTATATAAAGCCTATCCGAACGGCGTAAAAGCACTCAATGGGATTTCTGTTACCATTCATCCCGGCGAGTTTGTGTATGTTGTTGGTCCGAGCGGAGCAGGTAAATCTACTTTTATTAAAATGATTTACAGAGAAGAAAAACCGACAAAAGGACAAATTTTAATCAATCATAAAGATCTCGCGACAATTAAAGAAAAAGAGATTCCTTTCGTGCGCCGCAAAATAGGTGTTGTCTTTCAGGATTTCAAGCTTCTTCCGAAACTTACTGTTTTTGAAAATGTGGCATTTGCCCTTGAAGTGATTGGAGAACAGCCGTCTGTCATTAAGAAACGGGTGCTTGAAGTGCTTGATCTCGTGCAGCTGAAGCATAAAGCGCGACAATTTCCTGACCAGCTTTCAGGCGGGGAGCAGCAGCGTGTATCTATTGCCAGATCAATTGTGAACAACCCTGATGTTGTCATTGCTGATGAACCGACAGGAAACCTTGATCCGGATACGTCCTGGGAAGTCATGAAGACGCTGGAGGAAATTAACAACCGCGGGACAACAGTCGTGATGGCGACACATAATAAAGAAATCGTAAACACCATGAAGAAACGTGTCATTGCAATCGAAGATGGTATCATTGTGCGTGATGAGTCAAGAGGGGAGTATGGTTCATATGATTAA
- the cccB gene encoding cytochrome c551 (Evidence 1a: Function from experimental evidences in the studied strain; PubMedId: 10473570, 19222757; Product type f: factor) yields MKSKLSILMIGFALSVLLAACGSNDAKEEKTDTGSKTEATASEGEELYQQSCVGCHGKDLEGVSGPNLQEVGGKYDEHKIESIIKNGRGNMPKGLVDDNEAAVIAKWLSEKK; encoded by the coding sequence ATGAAATCAAAGTTATCGATACTAATGATTGGATTTGCGCTTTCTGTTCTGTTGGCTGCCTGCGGATCAAACGATGCAAAAGAAGAGAAGACAGACACTGGCAGCAAGACGGAAGCCACTGCATCTGAAGGGGAAGAATTATATCAGCAAAGCTGCGTAGGCTGCCACGGCAAGGATTTAGAAGGTGTGTCAGGGCCTAATCTCCAAGAGGTCGGAGGCAAATACGATGAACACAAAATTGAAAGCATTATTAAAAACGGCCGCGGCAATATGCCAAAGGGGCTTGTAGATGATAACGAAGCCGCTGTTATTGCCAAATGGCTGTCAGAAAAAAAGTAA